The following coding sequences lie in one Candidatus Planktophila sulfonica genomic window:
- a CDS encoding amidohydrolase — protein sequence MKTLYANGEIWCSRGRYTEAVLVENHEIIALGSDALSAQYDEKIDLEGKFLAPGFIDAHAHPLFAGRESQGPLLNGLQSVDEMVAEVARYAAANPNKSWIIGGAYEASVVAGGDFEAAWLDKAVSNIPVVLHAVDHHTVWVNSKALELSGITDATQDPDGGSIARYADGSPKGTLREPSAIDLILSNTPVRTIEDDVAAIAWACEQYRAAGVTSTTDAWVEPGMPEAYIAASRSGALTIDTNLFFLAQPESWRSRSKDFLHFRKEIESLGEDSKLHAKTVKFICDGALSAGTAALLDPYLDDPQSRGLMIWNDDELLDAMVHFDAAGFQIHAHAIGDAAIRQALDAIEAMQRVNPRWDRRPVIAHAQLIHPDDLPRFAKLGVIANIQPLWTYLDPMNAQLIEPRIGADRNNQQYQLNSLQKSGARIAYGSDWPVTSHLPLEALAVPTHRTAPGSDKAWSPQEAISIEDSLVHYTEDAAYSNFWNKGVIAVGADADFVILNQNPIKTDISQCYVVPQPHR from the coding sequence ATGAAGACTCTCTACGCCAACGGTGAGATTTGGTGCTCACGAGGGCGTTATACCGAAGCTGTTCTCGTCGAGAACCACGAAATCATCGCACTTGGTAGCGATGCTTTATCTGCACAGTACGACGAGAAGATTGATCTCGAAGGAAAATTCCTCGCTCCAGGATTTATCGATGCACATGCACATCCGCTCTTTGCTGGGCGCGAGAGCCAAGGTCCATTACTCAATGGGCTGCAGAGCGTTGATGAGATGGTCGCTGAAGTCGCACGCTATGCCGCAGCGAATCCCAATAAGAGTTGGATCATCGGCGGCGCATACGAAGCATCCGTTGTTGCGGGCGGAGATTTTGAAGCAGCCTGGCTCGATAAAGCTGTCAGCAATATTCCTGTTGTTCTACATGCTGTTGATCATCACACCGTATGGGTAAATTCCAAGGCGCTCGAACTTTCAGGCATTACTGACGCTACGCAAGATCCTGATGGAGGATCTATTGCACGGTATGCAGATGGTTCACCTAAAGGAACGCTGCGCGAACCTTCTGCAATTGATTTAATCCTTTCCAACACACCAGTGCGAACTATCGAAGATGATGTCGCAGCAATCGCCTGGGCTTGTGAACAATACCGAGCAGCAGGTGTCACAAGTACTACAGATGCTTGGGTTGAACCAGGTATGCCCGAGGCATATATCGCCGCATCTCGTAGCGGTGCTTTAACTATTGATACAAATCTTTTCTTCCTAGCTCAACCTGAATCTTGGCGTTCACGTAGTAAAGATTTCCTGCACTTCCGCAAAGAGATTGAATCACTCGGTGAAGATTCCAAACTTCATGCAAAGACGGTGAAGTTCATCTGTGATGGTGCGTTATCAGCGGGCACGGCCGCCCTTCTTGATCCTTATCTCGATGATCCACAATCTCGCGGATTAATGATCTGGAACGATGATGAACTACTGGATGCAATGGTTCATTTTGATGCAGCAGGCTTTCAAATTCATGCCCATGCCATAGGCGATGCAGCAATTAGACAAGCACTTGATGCTATCGAAGCCATGCAAAGAGTTAATCCACGATGGGATCGCAGACCTGTCATTGCGCATGCACAACTGATTCACCCAGATGATCTGCCACGTTTTGCCAAGCTTGGTGTGATTGCAAATATCCAACCGCTCTGGACATATCTCGATCCAATGAATGCACAGCTCATCGAGCCACGCATCGGGGCAGATCGCAATAACCAGCAGTACCAGTTAAATTCACTACAGAAGAGCGGAGCACGTATCGCCTACGGAAGCGATTGGCCTGTTACGAGCCATCTTCCACTGGAAGCACTTGCCGTTCCTACGCACAGAACAGCGCCAGGAAGCGATAAAGCTTGGAGCCCACAGGAAGCTATTTCAATAGAAGATTCGTTGGTTCATTACACAGAAGATGCTGCGTATTCAAACTTCTGGAATAAGGGAGTAATTGCAGTTGGTGCAGATGCTGATTTTGTAATTCTGAATCAGAACCCAATAAAGACTGATATCAGCCAGTGTTACGTAGTCCCGCAGCCACACCGTTAA
- the ppc gene encoding phosphoenolpyruvate carboxylase: MESPQTKNLVASDDATLRSDVRRLGDLLGQSLVRQEGQDLLDLVESVRKGVREGGGIEILEKLSVDESVQLVRAFSTYFHLANVAEQVHRSRVLAEVRAQGGSWITRAIDKIEDAIKNPVSGHEISHADLEKWINDLDIRPVFTAHPTEAARRSILSKLGEIASLLDTPKTVTQEERLAETVDLLWQTDELRLDRPEPLDEAMNALYYLDDLATNTVPEVLNDFARELKRLDIDLPVTARPLTFGTWIGGDRDGNPNITPQITEEAVVLQAGHAIRTTIAAMNRLRQMLSVSTRIAGATPELSASVEEDLKNIPEFEERFLRLNVQEPYRLKATAIVHRLAFTRNRHSVNGPHVPGRDYKNTAELLADLTLMRDSLFAHRGELLATGLLERTIRTVAAFGLTHATLDIREHSDAHHNAIKQMISGDYIGLSHEDKFPVLVKQLASSEKLDASKLDAAGVKTLGTFIAIDDLIERFGPEVIETYIVSMTKGADDLIAATVLGKQAGLVDIDKKVAKIGFAPLLETVAELRAAGEILEKLLADPTYRKLVELRDNVQEVMLGYSDSNKDAGIATSQWEIHRAQRKLRDVAIKYGVKLRLFHGRGGSVGRGGGPTYEALVALPWGSVDGQIKMTEQGEVISDKYALPALARENVELTLAASLEATVLNRGPRQSPEDLAMWNECMNLVSDNSFTRYRSLIDHPDLPAYFYASTPVEQLGNLFLGSRPSRRPDAAGGLDSLRAIPWVFGWTQSRQIVPGWFGVGSGLKAAREAGKTDVLQKMLAEWHFFSTFISNVEMTLAKTDLTTAQRYVDTLVPAELRHFLDTIKEEFELTVAEILTLTEKSSLLGDQAVLARTLQVRDTYLAPLQLLQVNLLHRVRTEGEADPTLIRALLLTINGVAAGLRNTG; encoded by the coding sequence ATGGAGAGCCCACAAACCAAGAACCTCGTTGCATCTGATGATGCGACGTTGCGCAGCGATGTGCGCAGACTCGGTGACCTCCTAGGACAGTCTCTTGTTCGACAAGAAGGACAAGATCTCCTTGATCTCGTTGAAAGTGTTCGCAAGGGAGTCCGCGAAGGTGGCGGAATCGAAATTCTGGAAAAGCTTTCAGTCGATGAATCAGTTCAGCTGGTACGTGCATTTAGCACTTACTTCCACTTAGCCAATGTTGCAGAACAAGTTCACCGTTCACGCGTTCTTGCAGAAGTTCGTGCACAAGGTGGTTCTTGGATTACTCGAGCCATCGACAAGATTGAAGATGCAATTAAGAATCCCGTTTCCGGTCACGAAATTTCTCATGCTGATCTTGAAAAGTGGATTAACGATCTCGATATTCGTCCAGTCTTTACAGCGCACCCAACAGAAGCAGCGCGCCGTTCCATCTTGAGCAAGCTTGGTGAAATTGCATCGCTTCTCGATACACCAAAGACTGTGACACAAGAAGAACGTCTGGCCGAGACTGTTGATCTTCTGTGGCAGACCGATGAGCTTCGCCTCGATCGCCCTGAACCGCTCGATGAAGCGATGAACGCTCTCTATTACCTCGATGACCTTGCAACAAATACAGTTCCAGAAGTTCTCAATGACTTTGCTCGCGAACTCAAGCGCCTTGATATTGATTTGCCCGTAACTGCTCGCCCACTGACATTCGGTACCTGGATCGGTGGAGACCGCGACGGTAATCCAAATATCACTCCTCAAATCACCGAAGAAGCAGTTGTTCTTCAAGCGGGCCATGCCATTCGTACAACAATCGCTGCAATGAACCGCCTGCGCCAGATGCTTTCGGTCTCTACTCGTATTGCAGGTGCAACCCCTGAACTCAGCGCATCTGTTGAAGAAGATCTCAAGAACATCCCTGAATTCGAAGAACGTTTCTTACGCCTCAATGTGCAAGAGCCATACCGACTTAAGGCAACTGCCATCGTGCACCGTCTGGCATTTACCCGTAATCGCCATAGCGTCAACGGCCCGCATGTTCCAGGTCGCGATTACAAGAACACAGCAGAACTCCTTGCAGACCTAACTTTGATGCGCGATTCACTCTTTGCTCACCGTGGCGAACTCCTTGCAACTGGCCTGCTCGAGCGCACAATCCGCACCGTTGCTGCCTTTGGGCTAACACACGCAACTCTTGATATTCGCGAACATTCAGATGCTCACCACAACGCAATCAAGCAGATGATTTCTGGCGATTACATCGGTCTATCTCATGAAGATAAATTCCCTGTACTTGTGAAGCAACTCGCTTCATCTGAAAAGCTCGATGCTTCAAAGCTGGATGCAGCAGGGGTTAAGACGCTTGGCACTTTTATTGCAATCGATGATTTGATTGAACGCTTCGGGCCTGAAGTTATTGAGACATACATCGTCTCTATGACCAAAGGCGCTGACGATCTCATCGCAGCAACTGTTCTTGGTAAGCAGGCAGGTCTTGTCGATATCGATAAGAAGGTTGCCAAGATTGGCTTCGCACCGCTTCTTGAAACTGTTGCTGAACTTCGCGCTGCAGGTGAAATTCTTGAGAAGCTTCTTGCCGATCCCACATATCGCAAGCTCGTTGAACTTCGCGATAATGTACAAGAGGTAATGCTCGGGTATTCAGATTCCAATAAAGATGCAGGTATCGCGACATCGCAGTGGGAGATCCACCGTGCGCAGCGCAAGCTTCGCGACGTTGCCATCAAATATGGCGTCAAACTTCGTTTATTCCACGGTCGCGGTGGTTCAGTCGGTCGCGGTGGCGGACCTACCTATGAAGCACTTGTTGCTCTTCCATGGGGTTCTGTCGACGGCCAGATCAAGATGACTGAACAAGGTGAAGTTATCTCCGATAAGTACGCGCTTCCTGCCCTTGCTCGCGAGAACGTTGAACTCACTTTGGCCGCTTCCCTTGAAGCAACGGTCCTTAACCGCGGCCCACGTCAAAGCCCAGAAGATTTAGCTATGTGGAATGAGTGCATGAACCTTGTCAGTGACAACTCATTTACTCGTTATCGTTCTTTAATTGATCATCCTGATCTACCTGCTTATTTCTATGCATCAACTCCTGTTGAACAACTAGGAAATCTCTTCCTCGGTTCTCGTCCATCACGACGTCCTGATGCTGCCGGCGGTCTTGATTCACTCCGTGCGATTCCATGGGTATTTGGCTGGACCCAATCACGTCAGATTGTTCCTGGCTGGTTTGGTGTGGGTTCTGGGCTTAAAGCAGCTCGTGAAGCAGGAAAGACAGATGTGCTTCAGAAGATGCTCGCAGAGTGGCACTTCTTCTCAACCTTTATTAGCAATGTCGAAATGACACTTGCGAAGACAGATTTAACAACTGCTCAGCGTTATGTCGACACCTTGGTGCCAGCAGAACTTCGCCACTTCCTCGACACAATCAAGGAAGAGTTCGAATTAACGGTTGCAGAAATTCTTACGCTGACCGAAAAGAGTTCACTTCTTGGTGATCAAGCAGTCTTAGCTCGTACCTTGCAGGTTCGTGATACCTACCTTGCTCCATTGCAGTTGCTACAGGTAAATCTCTTGCATCGTGTACGTACCGAAGGTGAAGCAGATCCAACGCTTATCCGCGCCTTGCTCTTAACAATTAACGGTGTGGCTGCGGGACTACGTAACACTGGCTGA